One Trichormus variabilis 0441 genomic window, ATTTTATTAGGCGATCGCTTCGGTGCTGTAGTCTGGGAAGAGAAGCGAGAAAAAGGTCAAGTAATTTTCGCTACCACTCCCTATTTAGCTGCCAATGCTTACCAAGATAATTTAAGTAATTTTCAATACTTAGCCAGTTTAGTCAACCAGAAAAACAATACCTTATTTGTAGATGAGTACATTCACGGCTATAAAGATGCTGATGTTAAGGAAAGTGAAGGACAAGGTGATTTAATCAGCTATTTTGCTCAAACCCCAATGATAGTAATACTGGTGCAAGCAGGTGTTTTATTATTGGTGCTGATTTGGGGACAAAATCACCGTTTTGGTAAGCCTATAGCTTTGAATACACCAGTTATTGATAATAGCCAAGCCTATATTCAAGCTTTGGCGGGAGTGCTACACAAAGCTGAATCTAGTGAATTTGTTGTAGAAATGGTGGGTAAAGAAGAACAACTACAACTCCAGAAAGCCTTGGGATTAGGCTCAGTGTTATTAGAACCCGAAACTCTGGTGAATATTTGGGCAGAAAAAACAGGTAAATCTGCTACAGAACTAGATGCAGTATTAAAACCACAGTATAGGAAACGCCGCTTGAGTGAAAGAGAACTATTAAACTGGTTGTTAAAATGGCGTAGCTTAAGGGTTGGGAGTTAGGGAAACTCAAAAAATAAATTATCCCAAACGGATAGTTTGCTAAGGTGCATCAGTATGAATAATGCCTGAGTATATTAGGACTCATACTTGATTTTTGAAATACACGTAGGGTGGGCATTGCCCACAGGCTCATGGTTGTGGTGGGCAATGCCCACCCTACAGATACTGAGAATTTTTCAGAAATCAAATCGGATTCCTATAGTTAGTTTCTATTGCACTGACGCACCCTACTGACATAGCTACGCAAATGTAAGCAAGGAGTTGGGGTTGGCTTCTGTCGAACTCACTTTAAGTTGAAATACGCAACACTTCTTTATGCTTGCTAGAAACGAATAATGTAGCCATTCTGAGTTTGATGAGGTAAATTAACCACAACGTATTCTTGAAACAGTACTGAGTACTAAGTAAAAAACTTAATTTTTATTTTCTCCCTATTTTTGAATTTTGAATTGATTTATCTTCACCAATCCCTTGTATTCTGCCAAAAAAACTTATGAGTGAAACCTATCCTATTCTTATTCACCTTGGTGAAAAACTGAACCGCGTTATTGTCGGACAATCTCAGCTAATACAACAGCTACTGGTAGGACTATTATCGGGTGGACATATCATTTTAGAGGGAGTGCCAGGAACAGGTAAAACGCTGTTGGTGAAAGTTTTAGCGCGGTTGATTCAAGCGGATTTTCATCGGGTGCAACTCACGCCGGATGTTTTACCATCAGACATTACAGGCACAAATATTTTTGATTTAAATAATCGCAATTTCACCCTGAAAAAAGGCCCTGTTTTTACAGAAGTTTTGCTTGCAGACGAAATTAACCGCACTCCACCAAAAACGCAAGCAGCGTTACTGGAAGCGATGGAAGAGATGCAGGTAACTTTGGATGGCGAAAGCTTACCTTTACCAGATTTGTTTTGGGTAATTGCCACCCAAAACCCTTTGGAATTTGAGGGTACTTATCCTTTGCCTGAAGCCCAATTAGATAGGTTCTTATTTAAGCTAGTGGTAGATTACCCCGACCAAACGGCAGAAAAGCAAATGCTACTCAATCGTCAAGCGGGTTTTGCCGCAAGACGCTCAGATATTAACAGTTTGCAACCAATAGCAACAGTCACTGATATCTTAGAGGCACGGCAGGCCGTCAAAGCAGTTAAGGTATCAGAATCTATTATTGATTATTTGTTGGCGTTGGTGAGGACATCACGTCAATATCCTGATTTAGCTTTGGGTGCGTCACCGCGTGCGGCTGGTGCTTGGTTGCAAACCTCTCAAGCAGTAGCGTGGTTAGAGGGACGAGATTTTGTGACTCCAGATGATATTAAAGCAGTTGCATCACCTTTATTACGTCATCGCCTGATTCTTAAGCCAGAAGCGATGCTAGATGGTTTACAAATTGATGCGGTAATTGCGGCGGTAGTTAATCAAGTCGCTGTACCAAGGTAATACCAATTCAAAATTCAAAATTCAAAATTCAAAATTCAAAATTAGGAATATACATTCTGGGTATGGTTCCAGCTAAACGGGTTTATCTGCTGCTAATTTTGGGACTAGCGATCGCGCCAATTTTATCATTGTTAATTGGTATTCCTGCCAGTATAGCGATCGCTCTATTATTCGATATCACCGTCTTAGGATTGATGATTGTCGATAGTCGGCAAGTACGTTCTCTGCGGGTAGAAGTTCAGCGTCAATTACCAGCACGTTTATCTATCGGGCGTGATAACCCCGTAATATTGTCAATCACATCAGCAAAGACTGAGGCTGTAGTTCAAATCCGCGATTATTACCCGACTGGATTTGGTGTCTCTACACTGACGGTAAATACTACAATTCCTTCACAAGGGAAGGAAGAAATCAAATATACTGTCAACCCAACACAGCGCGGGGAATTTTCTTGGGGAAATATTCAGGTACGACAGTTAGCGCCTTGGGGTTTAGCTTGGGATGATTGGCAGATTCCCCAAAGTGTACAGGTGAAAGTTTACCCAGATTTGATTGGATTGCGATCGCTCTCTATTCGTTTGACACTACAATCATCTGGTTCGATGCGCCAATCACGACAGTTAGGGATTGGGACAGATTTTGCCGAATTGCGGAACTATCGCACTGGTGACGATTTACGCTTGATTGATTGGAAAGCTACCGCCCGTCGTGTGGGAGTGCCTTTAGTGCGAGTACTGGAACCAGAACAGGAGCAAACCCTAATTATATTATTGGATCGCGGTCGGTTGATGACTGCCAGAGTCAAAGGATTACAACGATTTGACTGGGGATTAAATGCAGCTTTATCATTAGCTTTAGCCGGATTACATCGTGGCGATCGCGTCGGCGTGGGTGTATTTGACCGTCTTATGCACACATGGCTACCACCACAAAGAGGTCAACATCATTTAAGTAAGCTAATTGACCATCTGACACCGATTCAACCAGTATTATTAGAGTCCGATTATTTGGGCGCAGTAACAAATGTTGTCAGACAACAAACTCGTCGCGCATTAGTAGTAGTAATTACTGATTTAGTAGATGTCACCGCCTCTACTGAACTCCTCGCCGCACTTACTCGACTAGCACCACGCTATTTACCCTTTTGCGTCACCTTGCGAGATCCACAGGTAGACAATTTAGCACATACTTTTACGGAAGATGTGAGCCAAACTTACAACCGTGCAGTTGCTTTAGATTTATTGGCGCAAAGACAAGTTGCTTTTGCTCAATTAAAACAAAAAGGTGTCTTAGTACTTGATGCACCAGCCAATCAAATTACCGATCAGTTAGTTGATCGATATTTGCAACTGAAAGCCCGTAATCAACTGTAAGGGAGAGATTTACCTATAGGACTTATACCAATTCTCTATGAAGTTGCGCTAAATAAATGATGTAGAGACGTTGTATGCAATGTCTCTACAGTACTCTCACACCCGATCTCAACAAAAAATCTGGGTGCGTAGGTCGTAGAAGTTTGATTTTGAATTTTGAATTGATTTATTCCTGATTTGCAGGCGTAGTTGAAGCTGGTGGTGCTGCGGGTGCTGGCTGAGCAGGCTGGCGTAAACCTCGTAAAGTCGCTCTTAACTTGTCTTGACTAGCAGATTGAGCATTTTCTCTGCGCTGTCGTCTAGTAGGAGTAGGGGTTTGGGGTGCTTCTTGTGCAGAATTATTAGTTGTACGCTCCCGGCGGATACGGCGCAAACTCTCTCTAGCTGTACCTGTTCTTGTTGCTGAAGCAGGTGTACTAGGGCGTTCTGATGTAGATTCACTTGTGCGTCTAACTCTAGTTTCGCTGGAGGTTGGAGCAGGAGTATTAGCCTCAGTGGAAGTCACCAAACGTCTACGTCTGCGAGTTCCTTCTGTAGCATCATTATTAGCTGCTGTTGTTTGTTGGCTTCTGGCTTCAGCTTCTCTACGTTTTTTTTGTTCTTGGACTTGGCGGTGTCGTCGTGACCCTTGTAGAGCAAATTCAGTGGCGATCGCTACTCCCTGTCTACCACCTTCAGCAGGTTTTAATTTCCAATTACGTGCTTGTCTTAAAGTTTCTTCGTCTAGTTCTCGATTACCGCTAGAACGGGCAATTCTAGCACCAGTAACATTACCTTGAGAATCGGTATCAACAGCTACTTCTACTCTGCCTTCAATCCCCCGTCGTCTAGCAGCTTCTGGATATCTGGCGTTACACTCGCGGCAAGCTGCACGACCATTTCCTGATCTGTTGTTTTCACGCGGTTCTGTACGTATTTTGGGTGGTGTTGATGTTGTAGCGATCGCTTGGACGTTACCAGTACCACTACCAGTACCAGTACCACTACCATTACCAGTACCGCTACCAACACCGTTACCAGTACCGCTACCAATACCTCTACCGATACCACTACCAATACCGTTACCAGTACTGCTACCCGAACCCGAAGCTAGACTAGAGCCGGTTCCAGTTGCCACATTTCCCTGAACCGTTTGAGAATTTCTTAGTCCACTTAATAAGCGTCTTAAGTTGTCACTACTTTGATTTGTGCTGGGATTAACAATTGCTGATTTTGTTGGTGCTTGCGGTTCAGTAGCAATTTCTTGCGAAAGCTTATTGACTGGTTCTGCTTTCTCAATAGAAGTGATGGTCTTTTGAGGCTGTTGTTGAACTTGAGGCGTTTTGAAATTGTCAACTACTTTCGGAACTGGACGTACCTGGTTAACAACTTGTGGCTTTGTGGCAATGGAAATTTCACTACTGGAGCCGCCACCACCGCCTTGAGAACCTCCTCCAGAAGCATTATCTATTTTTGGTTCTGCCAAAACTGCCTCTGGTGCTTTTTCCACTTCCGCAGTTACAGGATCAACGATCGCTATTTCTATCGGTTCTTCTTCAACTTGAGGAATTCGTGCCAGAAAGTTACCCAAACCTGAAGCCAGCAAACCAATGTGTAAAGCCATTGAGCCAATGAAACTGTAAGTTAAAAAAGACTGGAGAGCCTTAACTTCCTTGGAACGTTGCTCGACATTATAACCAGAAAATGTCATAGCTTATTGCTACCTATTCTCACCAACTTAGCCATATTAAGATGAGCCTTGATAAATATCAAGTCAAACAATTATTTTTTCCAGAGAATTATGAGTTTAGGTGCTGGAGATTGGTTAAGCCAATGCGCGCCTATCCTAAATTGCAAACTCTTTCTCCCCCTGCTCCCCAGCTTCCCTAGCTCTCCCTACTTTTTATTTACTTGGGAGTCCCTGAAGTGCGTTTAGCTAATTGTAATTCTAGGCGATCGCCTGGATTTGGTTCCAACACTTGTGTAAGTAAATTGTTTTTTTTGAATAGCAAACGCAAGTCTGCAACACTTCCCTCCGTTTTGAGGACTTTTGTCAATAATCCCTCAAAGATGACATCTCCTCCGGCGGCGGTAGGAAGCATAACTTGTGGCTCCAACCACTGCGCTACTTCCAATGCACTTTTATATCCTTTAATAATTGGCCCCAGCAGGGGTAAAGCTAAGTCAACTGTTGGCGTAATTACAACATCCACTGGTGCAAACTGTTTCAACTGTGGAGAATGATAGCCATGAGGTTCGTAGTAAAGCGTTAAACTAGTGGCTAATTCTTTCACCAGATAACTATTTTCAACCACAGTCGGGCCGATTGGTGAACCAGGAAAAGCTCTAATTTCGATTTGATTATTGAAAGTAAAACTTTCACCATGAGCCAAGGTAGTGACAGACTTATAACCCAAAGCTTGCACTACTTTCGCCGCATTAGGAGAAGCCACCACTGGAATATTATGGTTTAGTTGCTTCAGTGTGGGTGGATGTGCATGATCTTCTAAACCTTGAGATAGCAGAATTAGATCAATATTTTCTGGTATGGTGCGTTCTTGAGGACGATACCCTTTGAACAGCCAATCTAAATTCCCAAAACTTAACGCATCAACCAACCACGGGTCTATAAGTATTCGCTGATTGCTGAGTTCGAGCAACCAACTATTGCTGTCTAACCAAGTTAAATACATAGCCAAAGCAAGATAACGCCTAATATCATTGTGACACTACAGCGATCAGTAACGCTGGGCGGAATGCCATCACCCCCAACGAGAGGAACTATGCCCAAAAAAAGAAGGATGAGCAAATCGCCCACCCTAAATAATTTTGCTTGTATTTTTTATACCAAGCCGCCAGCCGCTTGAAAACGAGCGCGAGCGCGTTTAAAGGCTTGATTAGCTTGGATTTGGGCTTGACGATCGCCTGCGGGTACTTGATTCAGCTTTGTTTGAGCTTGGCTGTAAGCAGTACGTGCTTCTTCTAGGTTAATCGTGTCGCCGCGTTCACCACCATTGACGAGAATGGTGACTTCATCTTCTTCAACTTCGGCAAAACCACCCAACAGGGCGATCGCTTGCCAATTTTGGCTCTTGCTGGTGCGTACTCGTAGTACGCCTGTATCTAGTGCGGTTAGTAGTGGTGCGTGTCCACTCAGGATACCTAGCTGACCGGTAGTGCTGGGTAAGATCACTTCATCAGCTTCCGCATCCCACACTGTTTTATCTGGGGAAATTACACGGACAGTTAGGGTCATAAGTTGTCAATTGTCAATTGTCAATTGTCAGTTGTCAGTTGCCAGTTGCCAATAGTCAGTAGTCAGTCATACAAATCTACTGACTACTGACTACTGACTACTAACAAATTAGCCTTTGAGTTTTTCGGCTTTGGCGATCGCTTCGTTGATGTCGCCTACCAAGTAGAAGGCTTGCTCTGGCAGATCATCCAACTCACCAGATAGAATCTTCTGGAACCCTTTGATGGTGTCTTCTAACTTCACGTACTTACCAGGAGAACCTGTGAATACTTCAGCGACGAAGAAGGGCTGAGACAAGAAACGCTCAACTTTCCGGGCCCGTGCTACGATGAGTCTGTCTTCTTCAGACAGTTCATCTAGACCCAGAATAGCGATGATGTCTTGCAATTCTTTGTAGCGTTGCAGGGTCGATTGGACAGCACGAGCAGTATTGTAGTGTTCGTCACCAACAATGTTAGGTTGCAACATGGTAGAGGTGGAACCTAGCGGATCTACCGCAGGATAAATACCTTTAGCAGCCAAACCACGAGATAGTACTGTTGTACCATCTAAGTGAGCAAAGGTAGTTGCAGGCGCGGGGTCTGTCAAGTCGTCCGCAGGTACGTACACAGCTTGAATTGAGGTGATAGAACCTTCGGTAGTGGAGGTAATCCGTTCTTGCAATTGACCTACATCAGTACCCAAAGTTGGCTGATATCCCACAGCAGAAGGCATCCGACCCAACAGCGCGGATACTTCAGAACCTGCTTGTACGAACCGGAAAATGTTGTCAATAAACAACAGTACGTCTTGCTTATTGACATCACGGAAGTATTCAGCCATTGTCAAACCAGACAAACCAACCCGCATTCTTGCTCCGGGTGGTTCGTTCATTTGACCGTACACCAACGCGATTTTTGATTCGTTGAGGTTGTCTTTGTTGATTACCCCAGATTCAATCATTTCGTTGTAGAGGTCATTCCCTTCACGGGTACGCTCTCCCACGCCGGCGAATACAGACACGCCACCGTGCTGGGTAGCAATGTTGTTAATCAGCTCCATCATGATTACGGTTTTGCCGACACCAGCACCGCCGAACAGACCAATTTTACCACCGCGTCGATAAGGGGTCAGGAGGTCAACAACTTTAATCCCGGTCTCGAAAACGGAAGGCTTGGTTTCTAGCTCTGTGAGCTTGGGAGCCGGACGGTGGATGGGTAAAGTTTCTTGGTTGTTAACTGGGCCTCTATTGTCTACAGGTTCGCCAAGAACGTTGAAAATCCGTCCGAGAGTTGCTTTACCAACGGGTACGCTGATGGGCGCGCCTGTATCGACGACTTCCAGACCACGGACTAAA contains:
- a CDS encoding DUF4350 domain-containing protein, yielding MKRSNRVAWLGAIALGVIIILSFIAAPNTQINSGSTYNRAADGYGAWYAFMQKQGITIQRWQKPLSQLNNEKEPATVLRVYGYLRQPQLDRDEEKWLEKGNNLVILGVRTRVSAANFQTMQPSPVGEVKIDTRRRFQKAKQSGILLGDRFGAVVWEEKREKGQVIFATTPYLAANAYQDNLSNFQYLASLVNQKNNTLFVDEYIHGYKDADVKESEGQGDLISYFAQTPMIVILVQAGVLLLVLIWGQNHRFGKPIALNTPVIDNSQAYIQALAGVLHKAESSEFVVEMVGKEEQLQLQKALGLGSVLLEPETLVNIWAEKTGKSATELDAVLKPQYRKRRLSERELLNWLLKWRSLRVGS
- a CDS encoding AAA family ATPase, whose protein sequence is MSETYPILIHLGEKLNRVIVGQSQLIQQLLVGLLSGGHIILEGVPGTGKTLLVKVLARLIQADFHRVQLTPDVLPSDITGTNIFDLNNRNFTLKKGPVFTEVLLADEINRTPPKTQAALLEAMEEMQVTLDGESLPLPDLFWVIATQNPLEFEGTYPLPEAQLDRFLFKLVVDYPDQTAEKQMLLNRQAGFAARRSDINSLQPIATVTDILEARQAVKAVKVSESIIDYLLALVRTSRQYPDLALGASPRAAGAWLQTSQAVAWLEGRDFVTPDDIKAVASPLLRHRLILKPEAMLDGLQIDAVIAAVVNQVAVPR
- a CDS encoding DUF58 domain-containing protein yields the protein MVPAKRVYLLLILGLAIAPILSLLIGIPASIAIALLFDITVLGLMIVDSRQVRSLRVEVQRQLPARLSIGRDNPVILSITSAKTEAVVQIRDYYPTGFGVSTLTVNTTIPSQGKEEIKYTVNPTQRGEFSWGNIQVRQLAPWGLAWDDWQIPQSVQVKVYPDLIGLRSLSIRLTLQSSGSMRQSRQLGIGTDFAELRNYRTGDDLRLIDWKATARRVGVPLVRVLEPEQEQTLIILLDRGRLMTARVKGLQRFDWGLNAALSLALAGLHRGDRVGVGVFDRLMHTWLPPQRGQHHLSKLIDHLTPIQPVLLESDYLGAVTNVVRQQTRRALVVVITDLVDVTASTELLAALTRLAPRYLPFCVTLRDPQVDNLAHTFTEDVSQTYNRAVALDLLAQRQVAFAQLKQKGVLVLDAPANQITDQLVDRYLQLKARNQL
- a CDS encoding energy transducer TonB, coding for MTFSGYNVEQRSKEVKALQSFLTYSFIGSMALHIGLLASGLGNFLARIPQVEEEPIEIAIVDPVTAEVEKAPEAVLAEPKIDNASGGGSQGGGGGSSSEISIATKPQVVNQVRPVPKVVDNFKTPQVQQQPQKTITSIEKAEPVNKLSQEIATEPQAPTKSAIVNPSTNQSSDNLRRLLSGLRNSQTVQGNVATGTGSSLASGSGSSTGNGIGSGIGRGIGSGTGNGVGSGTGNGSGTGTGSGTGNVQAIATTSTPPKIRTEPRENNRSGNGRAACRECNARYPEAARRRGIEGRVEVAVDTDSQGNVTGARIARSSGNRELDEETLRQARNWKLKPAEGGRQGVAIATEFALQGSRRHRQVQEQKKRREAEARSQQTTAANNDATEGTRRRRRLVTSTEANTPAPTSSETRVRRTSESTSERPSTPASATRTGTARESLRRIRRERTTNNSAQEAPQTPTPTRRQRRENAQSASQDKLRATLRGLRQPAQPAPAAPPASTTPANQE
- a CDS encoding MBL fold metallo-hydrolase, translated to MYLTWLDSNSWLLELSNQRILIDPWLVDALSFGNLDWLFKGYRPQERTIPENIDLILLSQGLEDHAHPPTLKQLNHNIPVVASPNAAKVVQALGYKSVTTLAHGESFTFNNQIEIRAFPGSPIGPTVVENSYLVKELATSLTLYYEPHGYHSPQLKQFAPVDVVITPTVDLALPLLGPIIKGYKSALEVAQWLEPQVMLPTAAGGDVIFEGLLTKVLKTEGSVADLRLLFKKNNLLTQVLEPNPGDRLELQLAKRTSGTPK
- the atpC gene encoding ATP synthase F1 subunit epsilon — encoded protein: MTLTVRVISPDKTVWDAEADEVILPSTTGQLGILSGHAPLLTALDTGVLRVRTSKSQNWQAIALLGGFAEVEEDEVTILVNGGERGDTINLEEARTAYSQAQTKLNQVPAGDRQAQIQANQAFKRARARFQAAGGLV
- the atpD gene encoding F0F1 ATP synthase subunit beta; the encoded protein is MVTTAEKTNIGYITQIIGPVVDVKFPSGKLPQIYNALTIKGTNEAGQELNLTVEVQQLLGDNQIRAVAMSSTDGLVRGLEVVDTGAPISVPVGKATLGRIFNVLGEPVDNRGPVNNQETLPIHRPAPKLTELETKPSVFETGIKVVDLLTPYRRGGKIGLFGGAGVGKTVIMMELINNIATQHGGVSVFAGVGERTREGNDLYNEMIESGVINKDNLNESKIALVYGQMNEPPGARMRVGLSGLTMAEYFRDVNKQDVLLFIDNIFRFVQAGSEVSALLGRMPSAVGYQPTLGTDVGQLQERITSTTEGSITSIQAVYVPADDLTDPAPATTFAHLDGTTVLSRGLAAKGIYPAVDPLGSTSTMLQPNIVGDEHYNTARAVQSTLQRYKELQDIIAILGLDELSEEDRLIVARARKVERFLSQPFFVAEVFTGSPGKYVKLEDTIKGFQKILSGELDDLPEQAFYLVGDINEAIAKAEKLKG